From the genome of Spinacia oleracea cultivar Varoflay chromosome 2, BTI_SOV_V1, whole genome shotgun sequence, one region includes:
- the LOC110792272 gene encoding bifunctional nuclease 1 encodes MGSLHGPVVCPAIHSKQASVYQIPINVSSMKDDMFRSTFWGYKGVRQRTTNAGILTRPINIRRFGTVQCTFSSSSNGSDSRAENFKENDEDYVNSSVTEAVEVKSGSGGFTIKMRDGRFLRCVHNSPQGGHLPDYAPHPAIVLKMEDGTGLLLPIIVLEMPSVLLMAAIRNVHIARPTIYQIMKEMIEKMGYAVKLVRVTKRVHEAYFAQLYLTKIDNEDECISFDLRPSDAINIAVRCKVPIQVNRDLAHSDGMKIVESPKATIVGPASDVLSFTELDRPNGKPCIETTEFNLLQNMLNAALEERYQEAAQWRDQLTQFRAKRNWA; translated from the exons ATGGGGTCATTACATGGACCAGTCGTTTGCCCAGCAATCCATTCAAAGCAGGCCAGTGTTTACCAAATACCAATTAATGTCTCTTCGATGAAGGATGACATGTTCAGAAGTACGTTTTGGGGTTATAAGGGTGTACGCCAACGAACTACTAACGCTGGCATTCTTACTCGCCCAATTAATATCCGAAGATTTGGTACAGTTCAATGCACTTTCAGTTCATCTTCCAATGGTAGTGATAGCAGAGCAGAGAATTTTAAGGAGAATGATGAGGATTATGTCAACTCCAGTGTAACTGAAGCTG TTGAGGTGAAAAGTGGTTCAGGTGGTTTCACAATTAAAATGAGAGATGGCAGGTTCTTAAGATGTGTCCATAACAGCCCTCAAGGCGGCCACCTTCCAGATTATGCACCACATCCGGCCATTGTGCTTAAGATGGAGGATGGAACTGGTCTTCTTCTTCCAATAATTGTTT TAGAGATGCCTAGTGTGTTGCTCATGGCTGCTATCCGTAATGTTCATATT GCAAGGCCAACAATTTATCAGATCATGAAAGAGATGATTGAGAAGATGGGATACGCA GTCAAACTTGTCCGTGTTACTAAGAGAGTCCATGAAGCATATTTTGCTCAGTTATATCTTACAAAG ATCGATAACGAAGACGAATGTATCAGCTTTGACCTTCGACCTTCAGATGCAATTAATATTGCTGTAAGATGCAAG GTTCCTATACAAGTCAACAGGGACTTGGCTCATAGTGATGGTATGAAGATTGTTGAATCTCCGAAGGCGACAATTGTGGGCCCTGCATCTGATGTCTTGTCATTTACAGAATTGGATCG GCCTAATGGTAAGCCGTGTATAGAGACAACAGAATTTAACCTGCTGCAAAACATGCTTAATGCTGCGTTGGAGGAGCGCTATCAAGAAGCAG CTCAATGGAGGGACCAACTAACCCAATTCCGAGCTAAGAGGAACTGGGCATGA